The genome window CGGCAATATTTTGCGCGACCTTGAAATAATAATAAGCATCATCGCGTTTGAACCATATGTTGGGGAAGGTGTACGCATCCGCCAGCGCCGCATAAAGGTGGACGCTTAATATGATGATAATCAGCAGGACTTCAAAGAGGGAGAAGCGTTTAAGGAAATTCATTTTTTCATGGGTATTAAGGATGCCCATTATAAGCGTTCTATGCAATAGCAAGGGTAATCTTGCCAAAATTCTCACCGCGCCATAATCTTTCCTGTGCGGCGGCCGCTTCCTGCAGCGGAAAGGTCTGGTCAACCACGGGGCTCAATGTGCCCGCCGCGATCAGATCCATCACCTCGGCAAATTCTGCAAGTGTGCTCATGGTGGAGCCGATGATCGCAAGATGTTTCGCGAAGATATAGCGGTTGTCAATTTCGAAGCGGGGCGCACCGCTATTGCCAACTGTCAGCAATCGTCCGCCTTTGCGAAGCGCGCGCAGACTTAAGGGAAAGGTGGCGCCGACATTGTCGATTACAACGTCCGCCCCCCGCTTTCCCGTCGCAAAAAAAACTACCTTCGACCAGTCTTCCTCATTTGAACGATCAATCAAAATATCCGCGCCGAGCGCTTCGGCTTTCTCAAGTTTCTTTGAATTGGATCCGATGACAATGACCTGCGCACCAAGATATTTCGCGATCTGGATGCTGGCAGAATTCACACCGCCGCCTGCGCCGACAATGGCCACCGTTTCCCCCGCTTTAACTCCCCCGCGTTTGACCATCGAATGCCATGTGGTCTGATAAACCAAAGCTGCGGCAGCGGCTTTGTGAACGTCGAAATTGACAGGGAGTTTATACAGCTGTCGGACTGGCAGGCATACATACTCAGCATATGTGCCGCGGACTGTTTCCCCCAGCAAATGCCATTTGAGACACATGTTATCCTGCTTGTTCACGCAAAATTCACATTGGCCGCATCCCAAATTGGCGTTGATGACCACAGGGTCGCCAACCTGAAGACCGCTAACGCCTTCCCCAAGTGCGGATATTTCACCGGCGCCGTCTGCGCCGTTGATGTGGGGGAGTTCCAGGTTCAATCCCTGCCATCCATTGCGAACCATTACATCCATGCGGTTGAGC of Anaerolineales bacterium contains these proteins:
- a CDS encoding zinc-binding dehydrogenase, producing the protein MKAILFHKHGGPEVLEYTDFPTPQPGPGEALIRLHAAALNRMDVMVRNGWQGLNLELPHINGADGAGEISALGEGVSGLQVGDPVVINANLGCGQCEFCVNKQDNMCLKWHLLGETVRGTYAEYVCLPVRQLYKLPVNFDVHKAAAAALVYQTTWHSMVKRGGVKAGETVAIVGAGGGVNSASIQIAKYLGAQVIVIGSNSKKLEKAEALGADILIDRSNEEDWSKVVFFATGKRGADVVIDNVGATFPLSLRALRKGGRLLTVGNSGAPRFEIDNRYIFAKHLAIIGSTMSTLAEFAEVMDLIAAGTLSPVVDQTFPLQEAAAAQERLWRGENFGKITLAIA